aaaaccctgcAGTGGTCAGGAGGGGGAAGAGTGGTgatggaagaggaggatgtagaggagagagaggaagagagaagagagggagactATAAAATAGTAATAAATGTGAAACAATAAATGCAGGGATGCAGAGTCACAACATGAGTCATTAACCCTTAAGATCATGGGAAAATCCAACCCCAACAGAACTGATCTGGTGCGTTTGACTGACGACTTCAAAGGACCGTGTTCCATGTTGGTGATGCAGCTCAACCAAAACCACAGTAAATCACTGTCGTGTCGTGTGATCTGAGACCGTAAGATTACAGCGCGCTCCTTGTATGAAATGGCACCaaagctttctttgtgtttcaccGCCACCACGCCTGGATGATAAATCATCTTCTGTTATGAGTGTTGTGGAGTTGACGTGTGAGAAGGTGGGAGGTGGGTTTCCTTGAAGGTGGGTGAGGTTTCTGGGCAAAGCATTTGAACCCGCCTTAGCTTCTTAGTTTCTTTGTCAGACTTTGTTTGTCCTAGCTACGGCTCAACAACCAATTTTCTTGTTCTCTAACAATACGATTCCCAATATCGGTCTAATTCAGTAGTTGCATCTTTTAAACGcttttgtgctgatgcatttaccaccttaaaaaacacaatgttcCAACTGCAAAATATCCAGAAACATGGCCCATATTTTTACAGCCCGTACTTCATGACGCCTATGTGAAATTTAGGggtttcacattttattttttcccattTCCGATTCAGTATTGGACTGAGTATTGTGTTGACTTATCCCCAGTTTTCCCTGTACTTTTCTGTAGGAATCTATAGTTATATTATGTTGGTGATAACGGTCTCAGGAGCAGATGACGGTTTTATTCCGGTGAAGCAGGTGCATCCACAGTTTTTCagtttgtgggggaaaaaatattcattttaaacgAGGCTGAAGTTGGCTTCTGATGTTCAGCGTTCCATTCAGGAGttaagtaacttttactgtcATTAACATGTGCTAGAAACAGGGTAAATCCTAAAAATCtcttaaaaaaaccaaacaaaataagtgaaaatggtgtaaagtaacttttttttccacataaagACCACTTTGGATGAAGATTCAGGTCAAAAACCACGACCCTGTGACTTGTCAGAACTGGTTTACATTTCCCTAGTGATCCTAAAGactctttaaaacacattttctgatggagaatggaaaaaaagggacatttcaACATGTAGCCCACAGTAGGACCATGGGCCAGATGAAAACCCACTACTCTCAGACACACCTTGATCATCCAAGAGAGGCTATAAAGACTCTTTAAACCCCAGTTTGTGATTTGTGAAGGTCTTGTGTTGAATTCTTACTGTCGAGCTGCAGGATGGAGTCATAGATTTTGCACTGGAGCTGTCCGGTGCTCTGGAAGGCGCATGACATCCACAGTCCCTGGTACATGGCCACAGCGGTGATGATGTTGTCCCCGATGTACGCGGACATCTTCCACTGCGGCAGAATAGTCCCAATGATCAGTGCCACGATCCCAATTAACGACAGGAAAAATCCGAGCAGCTGGACACCGGAGTTGGCCATCGCGTTGTCTTTTTAAAGTCCGCTtctaatttcttttttataaaaaaaacccaaacttttatttcaaatggaTCACGTGTCCGTATCAGCCTCTGCAAAATCGGTTATCTCCGCAGAATGGTCTCAAGTCCTGTTGAAGGTCATCGAAGGATCCGCGTCGCTCTGACTCGTGTCCCGGGGGTCTTGTCTTGTGTCGGGGATGGGCATCACACTGTGGGTGATGGCGTGAAGTGGGTGTGTAATTGTCCTGCAGCCTCCACCAGCTGACTGCTGGAAAACATCAGCTCAGCTTCCAGTGAAGCAACAGGTTGTTCCTCTCTTTCTAACCCTTTTCCAAATGTTTCACACTCATGTATTTCACCTAATCTCTTTATTTCAtggtaaatattattattaaataccGTAGTTTGAccacaaactttaaaaaaagtgttcttttaaaaaaaatgatgatacaaaatgtaatgttttatggtccagtgtgtaacatttaggacagGGGTCTTCAACTCAAAttacctgggggccactgagcatctagtcacatgattatatatatatatatatataaacacttttatgatttcaacataaaagtatttatatatatatatatgtataatataatataataactcaaaaaagttgaTATTATGTGCTGGGCCTAATTAAATCCATCAgaggttttattgtttattattgtttataataaTTGATGTGGCCTCTGTGTACTTCacgcaagggccttgctttttttaagcagccatcttgtgctgccacaTTTCCACAGCAGCCCCGAAAGGACAAACTAGCCAGagcatgtcttttattttgaaaagccagTGGTTTCTTGGTGAATTGAGAAGTACAGCATCCTTTTTTTGTTCTATGTGGAGATAACTGTAGTTCCTTGAAACGTGTGCGGAAGGGAGGCGTGAGCAGAGGAATCCTACAAACCTAAAACTGAAATTTTAAGGTCAAATTTGTACTCCATTAGTTGTTAAATTTGCAGTGTAACagcagaaagtggaaaataaaggTAATATAACAGTAAACATGCATAATAAAGACCAGgaaatatgaacaaaaatggaaacaatTAATATTTTAGAGTCCAGTCACATGTTACTGAGCATCAGTAAAGAGCATCAACAAGGAATATAAACCATCCCAGTTCTTTTGAgtctttttctgtctgtataTGCACGACGTGTGAAACCTCTATGTACAATACACAGTCTCCACTGACCCAGAACTCGGCTATAACTCAATCCCACCTCTCTGTACAAAGTGGACCAAACGCTTAACTGTCCTTTGAGCCCAGATCATCACTCACATGTTGCTGACAGGCTCTAAGCAGATTCATGACCTCTCTGTTTTCACTGAGGTGCTAATGAGTTGCTCTAAACCGCCCGGATGACAATACAATACAGAGATTTAACGTCACACACGGGCCGAGGGATTCTCAAACAATCTCAAACTTGTTCCTGTTTTCAAACCAACGTGATTAAAAAATAAGGTTTGGCAACAGATAATCTTtgaataaatgcaaaaaaacccaaaagggATTTACTTTTTCACAACACCATATGATTGctcatgaatttatttatttcaaacatgaaaataaGAGTAAAAACACAGGAGAGTAGTGtctgattttcttgttttcttgacCCCATTAAAGCTTGTGAGAAGAAGTGTCCCTGCtgccttttaaaataaataaataaataaataaataatgaaaatgatattaATCCAGAGGTACAACCATTGTTGTTCAGTCAACACATCTGTTACATTAGGTTCACGGACAGTCGAGCCGTAGCCACTTCCTGTAGTGAATCAAGGGGCCTGCAAAACAAGAGACAATAGCAAACATTGTCCATATCAGAGATCCGGCTTAGCTCCGCGGTGTGCGTGACTTCACGCTGTGTCTCAACAATAGTTCTACAGCAATGGGAGAGGAAGTAATAAGCCATAAGCTCGCAGGAAGTTATTCCTACCGACAAGTTAATGGGAATGTGCTCACCTACTGGCTGCTTTACCTAGCAGAGTTAATGAGGTTTTGTGAGGTTTTGCTCTTGAAcctgtcttttcctctcccCGCAGActgttctttcattttctcatgtTCATGCCCTTTCCCTGCACCTTCACCCACTGCCTCTTGTGCTataagtcttttttaaaaaggttgaGCTGTGGGGGGGCCAAGGAATGCCAAGTTGTTGCCAGGGAAGAATGAGCCAGTAGTCACCGGTCGCACTCTGATAGTGACGCTACAGTCGGTGTGTCCTGGATGTGAAAGTGAAAAGCAGGTGACGATAGAGAGACGTTCATGtgtaggttaaaaaaaaaaggtgaacacTAACAACTGTGTTGGAtgtagaagaggaagatgagcaGAGGATGATCAGGGGCCAGTCTCAGGCCTACCAGTGCAGTTGCTACCGGTAACCTGATTTATATGATGTCCTCTCGGGCTGTTTTTCCACAAAGGTCCTGGATTGCAATCACACAAAGAGAACATTGCTCCCCACCTCTTTCCCCGTACactactttcttttttaaacgcgtaaacacacatttgtcttgCTGGTTTTAACCGTTGCTCAATGTTCAATAGGAGGTGAGAAGGGAAAACAGCTAAATCAGCCCAAAGTAAGACACTAACAACATTCTCTCATGGGCTCTCCCTCCCGTTTCTGAGGCCTCTTGTGGTTTCTGAAGTGAGCAAGCAGAGTGCAAATCTAATGATTGAAGTCCTTTAAGTGCCCTTGGAAGTCACTGAGGCATTCGCAATAAAACACGCTGGGCTCGCGGCATTTCCCTGAAAAGCTCTGAGTGTGCAAATGAGGGGTATGGCGCCCTTCTCTTCACGTCCCATGTCTTTTCTGTCCTCGGCCTTCTTATGCAACAACACTGGGCTTTTGTGCCGCAGCAGGACTACAGGACCAGGACTAGATTATGTTCTTGGTCTTGTGGATTCATTCTTCTCGTCCTCTTTCAGATGGTGTTGCTGTACACTGTGGCTTTATGCTGCCCCATCACTGAGCACTAACTTAATCCACTGGGGTGCAGATACAAAGAGGACTAGCGTGTTTGTCAAATGAGTACAAATGTGTGTAGATTCAAAATGTTGGCTTTCGAACGTTGTTTCATGTCCCTTTGTGACTGTTTTGTGTCTCAAAAGTCTTGTTTGTTGTCTCATTGTGGTCTCTTAGGTCGTCTCTATGGTTTGCTTTTACATCTTGTTGCTATTTTACCGAATGATTGTCATTTTGAGTCTTTGATTTGggtttgatttgttgtttcatCTTTATAGAACATGAAGAGATAGCCATAGTGAACACAGCTGAAAGTCCAAGAATCTGTCAAATTTGACCATAAAATTATTAGATTTTTGGGCCAATGGCACATGATTTATGCGTTTGAAACAATCATGGTGTTTTCTGTCTCGTTTATTATTGACAACAAGTGTTTTACCGAGATTTAGAAAGATATTTTGGTTGTTGATGGCTGCATTCATTCCTTTTACCCTTTATATTCATTTGTCTTTTCCATTTTCATGACATTACTGTACATTACAGTGAGTGAAGTGTCATTAGTGTTGAAAACAGACTACGTAGTATTTCAAATAACGACCACGGACACgttcaaaaaacatttatttcaagtTTTTAGACTCAAATAAAGAAACGGAAAAACACGATTTGGACAAATACAATGTCTGCGCGTACGAGTGAACCTCCTGCGATTCTATACATGTGCTACTGTTTATGCAAATGTGTTAATGCAACTCACAACCTGACCTCGCGTAACATTTTAGAAGCGGACGGTATAAATATTTAACATGTACGTGTGAgtatgcgtgcatgtgtgtggtctAAGGGAAGGGGTTATCTGGAGTGTAGTTGAAACTGGCATCTAAGAACATAGCCAGGGTTCCCAGTGTGGTGATGatgacaaacagccacaagaAGAGACGATCCACCACCAGAGCAATGAACTGCCAGTCTCCTGTCATCtggaaggacacacacacacacacacacacacatattcagaaGCACTCAGTGTGCAGTGTCAGCATTGTTCCGTACAGTGTGGGTGCAGTGACATGAGAACATCAGTGGTGCATGTTTGAAACACTGTGTTGAGGaaggacagacaggcagacagacagactgaatgATTAAGTAGCTgcctgacagtgtgtgtgtgtgtgtgtgtgtgtcgtggcGTGTCGTGCCGTGCACATTTCCCACCGTGTCATCCGTGTCCTGCTTCTTCAGCTGCTCAGCCATGTATGTTACAGCGGCGATGGCTGACTTCAGGTTGGGAGGGAGGATCAGACAGTAGTTGTCAGTGTCCGGGAACCGCTGGAGCTGCACTGTGTCCTCACACCTAACAGAAGACAGTTAGACAGTGGGGTGCCAAGGAACAAAACACTGGCTACACAACGATGTTACATGCAGTAAAAGCTCCAAAACACTacagggatagttcagggtctTGAATTCTGCCTGGGAGCGTGGTATATTTTGAATATTATCTGAGGTTTACCGTTATAATTCTGGTTATACTCTCTGAGGGTCACCTGCCGTGAGTTTTTGATGCATGTCAAACATGTGCTTGTCTGGTGTGATAgacctttttttcacagcagataatgTCAACAGGAAATGAGTGGGACAAACAACAATCCTGTTTTCCAGCTATGAGGATATACGATTGAATTATTTGTAGGTGTTACGCTTATTTTAGGCAGAACTTCTTCTTTGCCAAGTTTCTCAGTAAATAATGTACTTTTGGATACTGGTCATACGTGTTTGGAATGAACACATGTGTAGACTCACTCTGTGAAATGAATTCtattcaattaaaatgtatataatcgtacattaaaaaaaaatattgaaatgatGGTGCATTGAATGATTGAAAGTACAGGGTGGTACCGTTATCTTTTCCTCTATATTAACCCGGGAGATTATAATCTCATTATTTTTTCATCTGTATGTTAATTAGTGGCCCTTGTAGTTCAAAAAGCAGCATCACTCTTTACAAAAATGCTTCACCAGCGTCACGTTGTGCAACTCACAAGCAGAGCCTTGTGCACAAAGCAGCACTGACATTATCTGTCCAGTGGAGGGCGCATGCAGCACAGATGCAGGTGTCAGTGTCGCCTCTTGGTTTCATGCATTATGTACTGTGTGCCCTCTGGCCACTGACGAGTAGAACTGTGAACTTCCCCTGACCACTGGCTGACAGCGACACAGGAGTGACATTGACCCAACACTGGTCAACAATTACGTGATGCCGCGACCTTTGccctcttcattttttttacaacccaCAGCTGtgcaatgaagaaaaacacatttatgagcaGAAAGTGAGGCTATTGACTATTCACAGTATTCTTATAGAATAGCAAAGAAAACATGCCTTgacttttgaaaatgttgtttgaaGTATACAGTATGCTCACACCTGACTGCACTTTATACAGGGTGTTTACTATTTTCCAGTTTCCACTTAAAATCTCTTGCTTTCCGTGCTCACGTCTACGtgttaaaatgtattgtaaACGTGCCACTGTAATTAGAATATTATTATATGACACCTCATGGCCCACCTGCAGCACCCTAAAGGTCCACCAGAGGGCTGTGTCCTATGTAATtcatgattttacatcacaactgaGCTGAATTCCAGGAGGTAAACGAGTCGCAGTGAAaggcaaacctttttttttattcggtCTCGGTGTTTATTCCTATACACTGGTTTACTGCATCTTAAAGTTCCAATACCATGTCATTATTCCCGTCATGTATCATTACAACCTAATCAGATTGTCACTATgtaagaggggggggggggggggggggatgtatGAGGCCCCTTCTGGCATGTGTATACTGTCTGTTTACATAACAACCCCGGACACAATTATCCTTCAGCTTCATGTCACATTACTGGATATGCTGTGATGAAATGTGTGATCTCTTTGCAACAACGCGCGAGGGATAAAAACAATTAGGTGTTGCGTCATGAAAATATCCTGCCGTACAATGGAACTTACATATAACAAATAACTATATCTACACTTTGTCTAATACAAAAtgtgtgaatacattttaaaaaccggATCCATGTCTGAACAAAACTGCCTCAGCAAACAGGGATTTTTAGTAATtaagtatttttatatttaagtcTTAATTTCTATTACTATTTTGCGTAACAAGTCTTTTACCATTAAACCATCAGGCGTAAAACTGTGTCTTCATCATATGTTGACGGACGCACTGAGATCTCAAGGGCACGTATGTGTCACCTTCCGAAGAAGCCCccgcagccacacacacacacacacacacacacacagggtcatgTTGGCCCCCATTCACTTACAAATCTACATACAGTCCGTCCATGCATGAAGTGCACACAGCTGCACACGTTTATTATgtgtcagagagaaggagaagcgGCACAAGTTATCGGTGTCACAGGGAGACGGCGTGACAACAGATGGACTGTGGGACAATAAAAACAGGTGACCacgagcctgtgtgtgtgtgtgtgtgtacccacAACTCAAAACATAACTATGTGGTGCCTTACAAGCTGCATGCCATCTGCATTCCACGGCTTGTATTCATTACCACAGACACAATGACCCCTTCTcattgtgacacacacacacacacacactgtacatatacatacgcACATGCATTGACTTGTGACAGATAACCTGTTACACGCTCGGTGTTAtttaaacagacttttccaaTCCCTCAGTGACATCAGTTAAATAATATGTGTATGTAGCTCACATCATCAAACATCACAGGGAATTGTCATACATGTGCTGCACAGGACGACGCTCGCTCATACTAACCTCAAGACAGAATGACCACATAAAAAAGGCCGATGAACGTATGTCTACATGCCATCGCAACTGCACATTTCATCTGTTCACTCCGTGTCTGTCTATTCATCCACTCATCTAACCCACCGATCTATTCTTCAGTTCCTGCCTCCACCTCCTTTCTGTTGGATTATCCCCTAATGCCTAACCTAAACAGAGGCTCAGTGAGTGGCGACTGCAGACGGGGGAGCGGGGCTTAGCTCGAGCTGAATCTGATGCCTCTGGAATGGAGTGAGAGATGCCCAGCTTTAGCTAGGTTAGAATGCCTGTGCTGGCCGGCAAAGCAAAGGCTGACTAGTACATCAACCAGAGTGAGGCCTGCGTGTTTGAACAAGAAAAGTGAGTTGCATCTTTTGGTCTAGACTAGATTGATAAGCTCGGCTGATCAATGAAGGCTTGGGCTTTCATTCAAGACAAATAGTATGGAATGGATCCGTGCTATTGTGTTTCGATTGTCTGGATATCTTTTGTTTAATATCTAAAGTTAAAGGAAATGGAAATGGATACTTTCTTGATAGATTCTCTGAGCTGCTGTGGTGATAGCTGCAATTCTGCCAAGTCTAGCACATTGTGTACTTTACTATAATAGCTGGTCTGGCATCACATCCAACAGTCACAGTTTGGCACGCTGCACATGGAAGATTCATGGCTGTGTTGGGTTTTATTAACATTAATAGAAACACCTTTCCCTGGTGTAACAGCTGAATCAGATTGGAGGAGCCCCGGGGTGATAACTTCAGGTTCTTGAGCTTTTTACTGTTTTGACACTTCATCTCTTTCAAGAGCCTGGTTTGTATTTGAATCCCATCCAGTGAAATAAAGTACCTTTTATATCTGAACTAGTTTTATGGTTCCACTCATCAGTGAATCTTCTACGGCTCGGATTATACTTTCCACGTCAACGTGACGTCCGTGTTTGTCGTCCACCCATTTCTGCGTTGGTCTGTGTTGGTGACgcgctcttgttttggtcaaaaggtGCAATAGAGAAGATGGCAAATATAAGGAAATGCAAATGCTTTGAAATAAACTGTGAGATTATGTTCACGTGTGGAATGCTCGACTGATGCGGACCCTTGTTTTTCATAGTCATCCCTCTTGTAGATTCCTTGTTAATAAATCAATGCCTACCTGTCTCTCCAGGGTATGACGAGATCAAGGTTGATCTTACGAAAGAAGTATTCTCCTCCAGGTTGGCGCCCATTGAAGGTTCGCAGCGGCGTTTCATCGCTTTCATCCTTCTTTACCACGTCTTCCTCTGGGTTTGGCCTCATCATGCCAATATACTTGGGCAGGAAGTGAATGAACACCTGCACATTTCCAAAAATCAGGATGGTCAAAGTTACCAGAATAGCACAAAACGAAAGCCGAGTGAATCTGGAAGAACCAGCCTCACCATTCGAACCCAGTTTGGCATGATGTGTGTGCTGGGTGTTCGGTGGTGCAGATTGAGGACGACCACGCTCAGGATGACAGAGAAGGTGATCAGGATCATGGTGAACATGACATAGTTGACAATAATTGGGATGGCGGTCGAGGTCTCAGGGACTCTGTcagccagcagcagcatgaaGACAGTCTGAGCGATGAGGACAGAAATTGAGAGAGTCATCTTCTCTCCTGCAGAGACGACAGGCATGGCTCTGAGAATTAATTATGACAGTGAAGCAGCAAACGTTCACCCTGCTAGCTTCTGTTTCATGTTGACAAGGGCAGAATCGACAGTTTGACGTGGGGGAACATGGATTTGGCAATTTCATCCGTAACATTTCAGCACAAAAGTTGATTACTGTACAAATCACTCAGAAACACGCAATTTACATGAGCCAAACAGTCTGCGTAGtcatatctttttcttttttttttttctttcccaccATGTCAGTGAAGCATGACTCTGACATGTGACCACACGAGGCCAAAGATTGACAAAGTAGATCCTTGGTCAAGGTCATTTTCCTTCAAACCGTAATATATCAATAAATCCTCCATTGAATCCTAAAGTGGTCCACATTAGACGCATGCTTCTTGTCATGACATTAGACAATGCATCAAAGAGTAGTCGCGTGTCCTgttccctcccccccccccgacaatGATTTGTGGCTACAATGTCAAAACATATCAGATGTGCTGACCTGCTCCAGGAGGCAGATAGAAGACAAATATGGCCAGCACGCTGGTGAGGATGCAGGGCaggatgatgttgatgatgtagAAAAGAGGCTTCCTCTCTATGATGAGATAGAAGGTGATGTCCTCGTACAGATCCTCCTTGATGTTCTTCCTTGAGGGTTTGTGACAGATGGCCCATTCTCCATTTTCTGTGGAGTCGAGACAGAGGGGGACATGCAATGTACTATACACCACAAGCCGTTTAAAAAGAGATTGTGCTATAACAGGACTATAACAAGTCACTGTGGGCACTAACCAGTGAACGCATTCTCATCAATTACAATCTCCTGAATCTCATTGCCATGATCATCCAGGAAGTACTGCAGGTCCACCTCAGAGGCGTCGTAGGTGTAGGAGCGGAAAACCATGCTGCAGTTCTGCCAGTCAAATGGGAAGTACGCCACCTGCAGGATGTTAGATGTAGAGATGAATGAATAGCATGACACGAGGACACATGGAACACAGAGGATGTCCCTTACTTCACCTCTATAGAGCAGGAGCTGCGGTAGATGGCTGGAGGAAGCCAGTTGACCGTCCCGTCGCTGTAAACCAAGACGTTGACGTACAGGGCCACGTCAAACTGACCGTCGTTACTGTGGGAAAACACAATCGAATGAGGTATCGTCCCTTGACCTGTCTGATCGTACGTCCTCCATGTCCACATTGCGAAATCCTGACACATTACACCTAGTGTGAGCCTTTTTGATCCATCTGTGCAAAGCATTTTAGGATTCCACCATATCACTGCAGTGGGCTGGTGATAATTGTTGTGAACTTGTGGCTTAACCTCACACTTCTGCAAAGTTGAAGCATCTGCAAGTTAGACGTCTTTGTCCTGAGTTCAGAGGACATGAAGATATTGTCCTTCCTTTTTATTTCTATGCTTGTGCACAAAATGAGGAGGTCACTTAGAGAGTGGAAGCATATTTTAGATTCTgcttacactttttttttatccagtaaTATTCCctttagtatatatatatatatagtggaACAGTTCAAAATATTTGGACACAAACAAGAATTTGACCTTGGACCTCGCACTGCACGGATTTACAGGAGAACTAAAAATTGTGTGGGTGTCATAAATGTCTTTAAACCAAATTTCACggatttcaaatttcaaaaaacacatccaaataacataaaaatgtataataataataataataaaatgtgtacaataAGTGATGCTGCTGACACTCACTTGTTTATGAGGTAGATGTCTGGACGCCACACCTTGTTGGGGGGAATCCTCAAAACATTGATATTTTCATATTCTTTAGGGTTCCATGACAGCCTGTAGTCTGTCCAGGCCTAGAAAACGAGgtagagagagaagaggtgaAATTATAACCAGGTTGCTCCGATGTCTCTGTCATTTATATCCTTGTTTCTCCTGCCCTTTGATATATCACTCAAATCCCACTCATCTTGACACAGCCTGACACAAACCACtctcacaaaccactcagcccgCCCTGAATTCCCAGCAAGGGCAAAGGGAACAGAATTGAAACAGCGACTCGCAGAATACGAGAGACGAAGCACAAAATAATTTGTGGTTATAGAAAGTGACAAGTCTATTTAAGGGCAGAGCGACAGAGCAGACGAGAGAGAGGAGTCGGAGCAAGAGGAGCGAGGCTCACTCCGTGataaagacaaatgtttttcttgctcGTACCAGATTCATGAACACGTTGGTTGTCATCTCGCCGTTCTTCTCGTTCTACAGTTGGATAGAGAAAGattcagagagaggaagaaaaacaacaacaacaaagagatggTGCATGAAAATGCTGTTACTTTGAAACCTCCCCTGTAGAAAGAAgtgaatgaaataataatgacacTGTGGCTACAGACTGTATAACGGTGTGTGTAACAACTTGATATACAGCAGGGGCTTCAAACTCGCGGCCCGCTAGTCGATGTCCTGCGGCCCtacacttattttgaaatgagtaaattcaacatttaattatgtaTAAGCTTGTCTAGTGTTTTGATTCTGTTTtacttctgtctgtttttgttatttacagattaattttaagccatatacatttttttgttgtgaactatataccaaaaacacttttactttgaaatggtgtcCAATGTCAtcctaaatattttttaatagcAACAGCCGgatggattatcaagatatGATTTTATTATCTAATCACAAAACAAGTAATTTTCCCCTgaattttttcacttttttcacttgacccggccgggccctcctgaccagactagaagttcactggccctcaggtcattttgagtttgaggcccctgatgTATAGTGTACGTCGTTCAGAACAACTTATAAGGTTGTAGGTGTTTACCAAGCTGACGAGCTGAGAGAGAGTCATCCCGACGCGCACCATCACCTTGTCCTCCCAGTAATGAGCCGGTCTGACTTTCAAGTTGTAGTTCTGAAAGAGCTTCTTATGGAGCCTTCGCTCTACTTCTGAGGCTCCTGCATGAAAGAAGAGTCACAGTCAGGCACCTTCACTTGTACTGTGTATGTGCTTTCCAAACCACAGGGCTAACGGCTAAAGAATAAACCTTAttgaatcttaaaaaaaaacacctccatCCATCCCTCAGAGTTAAAATTAGTCCACCGTGCGAACAAATCCCATGTCGACTTGCGGATCTAAGCCGCCCAGACCGCAGCATGTTTGCTCTCTGTGGATCAGTGGGCGAGGTCTGCGGTGGTTACAGGTTCAGTTCCCTCCAGATTGAGCAAGGCTAAAAATATACTATATGCCCATGTACAGTGTACTCAGTATGGATTGGTTGCTACTGGCTATTTTATTCAACATATATTCTGTGTCAATTGGTTTTGGATTCTTAGAGGTTCCACCTCTCATCTCTACTTCCATGTCTAGTTgctactgttttttttcaggcCTTTTTGATAACTATCATCTGAAATAATGATAATCTGGTAAATCTGACTTCTGGCACAGTAAGAGTAA
This Solea solea chromosome 3, fSolSol10.1, whole genome shotgun sequence DNA region includes the following protein-coding sequences:
- the chrnb1l gene encoding cholinergic receptor, nicotinic, beta 1 (muscle) like codes for the protein MENYVNVRMNIFLIVCSCLCLTFTGASEVERRLHKKLFQNYNLKVRPAHYWEDKVMVRVGMTLSQLVSLNEKNGEMTTNVFMNLAWTDYRLSWNPKEYENINVLRIPPNKVWRPDIYLINNNDGQFDVALYVNVLVYSDGTVNWLPPAIYRSSCSIEVAYFPFDWQNCSMVFRSYTYDASEVDLQYFLDDHGNEIQEIVIDENAFTENGEWAICHKPSRKNIKEDLYEDITFYLIIERKPLFYIINIILPCILTSVLAIFVFYLPPGAGEKMTLSISVLIAQTVFMLLLADRVPETSTAIPIIVNYVMFTMILITFSVILSVVVLNLHHRTPSTHIMPNWVRMVFIHFLPKYIGMMRPNPEEDVVKKDESDETPLRTFNGRQPGGEYFFRKINLDLVIPWRDRCEDTVQLQRFPDTDNYCLILPPNLKSAIAAVTYMAEQLKKQDTDDTMTGDWQFIALVVDRLFLWLFVIITTLGTLAMFLDASFNYTPDNPFP